Genomic DNA from Chlorocebus sabaeus isolate Y175 chromosome 6, mChlSab1.0.hap1, whole genome shotgun sequence:
actgcaacctctacctcctgggtttaaggaaTTCTCCTGtcgtagcctcctgagtagctgggattacaggcacccgccaccacacccgactaatttttgtatttttaatagagacagggtttcaccatgttggccaggcttgtcttgaactcctgacctcaagtgatcggctcaccttggcctcccaaagtgttgggattacaggcgtgagccaggtcCTCACACCTGGGCCCCCCTCTTGGCCATAACATAGTTACCTTCAccaaataaatataagaatactttttttattattattttgagcttTTAATTGTGACATAATTCCAGACTTACAAAAAAACTGGCAAAAATAGTTCAAAGAATTTCtggcgaggcacagtggctcacacctgtagtcctagcactttgggaggctgaggtgggtgaattgcttgggaccagtctgggaaaaaaaaaatgcaaaaaattagtcaggtgtggtgctgcgtgcctgtagtcccagctacttgggaggctgaggtgagagggtcatCGGAGCCCAGGGAAGTAgaagctgcagtcagccatgatcgtgccactgcactctagcctgggtgacagagtgagaccctgtctgtaaaaaaaaaaaaaaaaattctgtgatttcttcATCCAGATTTCCCCAAAGTTAGCATTTTACTCCATTTGCTGCATCATTcagcctttctccctctctctcccccaaaaAAGTGTGTCTGATTTGCATGTGATGCCCTAAACCTCTAATCACTTCAGGTTATAGTTCCTAAAACCAAGGACATTCTGCTCTGTTACTGATGTTCAAGGTCAAGAAATATCACTGATATGGCACTATTGTCTGATCTATCCACTTTATTCAAATGTCACCACTTGTTTTACCAGTGACATGTATTTGGTTTAGGATTTAATTCAAGATTACACAATTTATTTAAttgtcatgttttttttttcttttttttttgtgagatggagtcttgctctgcacacccaggctggagtgcagtggtgcaatctcagctcactgcaacctgcctcctgcgttcaagcgattctcctgcctcagcttcctgagtagctgggattataggcgcccacaaccgcgcccagctgatttttgtatttctaatagagatggggtttcatcatgttggccaggctggttttgaactcctgacctcagtttatccacccacctcggcctcccaaagtgctgagattacaggcatgagtcactgtacctggcctcttttaaaaaataaaactatagactTTATTCTGATTTCACCGGTTTTTCCACTAACATCCTTTCTTCGCTCcaggagctcaagtgatccacctgcctcggcctccctaggtattgggattacaggtgtgagccatctggATCTATTTAATTCAGCCTTAAGCCCACACCTACATTCCTGGTACTGTCCCTATCTACAGACTCTAAGccatgtttgagatgatgaattTCAAGCCATGACTCAACCACTTAAGCGGTAAGTGACACAGAGGATattactaatctttttttttttttttttttttttgagaacgagtctcgctctgtcacccaggccggagtgcagtggcgtgatctcggctcgctgcaagctccgcctcccaggttcacaccattctcctgcctcagcctcctgagtagctgggaccacaggaatccaccaccacactcaggtaatttttttttttttttgtaattttttctttagtagagatggaatttcaccatgttagccaggatggtcttgatctcctgacctcgtgatccgcccgtcttggcctcccaaagtgctgggattacaggcatgagccaccgcacctggcctttttttggtatttaaaaatataactttattgagatataatttacatgccataaaattACCCATTAAAAATGCATAATTGAATGACTTAGATTTGGTGGTATTCAAAGAGTTGGTGCAACCATCAACACAGTCTAATTTTAGAATGTTGTCATCACTGCCCTTCAGAACCCCAGGCCCATCAGCTGCCCATCACCATGATCCCCTCACTTTCCCGGCCCTaggcaaccactcatctactcTCTCTAAAGACCACAAGGTACTTCTCaaaaattgtggcaaaatatacataacatcaattttaatatttataaagttttctaagttcaggtgcggtggctcacgcctgtaatccctgcactttgggaggctgaggtgggcggatcacgaggtcaggagatagagaccagcctggccaacatggtgaaaccccgtctccattaaaacacaagaaattagctgggcgtggtggagggcccctgtagtcccagctacccaggaagctgaggcaggggaatcactcgaacctgggagacggagattgcagtgagccgagatcgcaccagcctagtgacagagactctgtctcaaaaaaaaaaaagttttctaaggctagttgcggtggctcactcctgtaatcccagcactttgggaggccgagacgggcggatcacttaaggtcaggagtttgagaccagcctggctaacaaggcaaaaccccatctctactaaaatacaaaaacttagctgggcatggcagtgcacgcctgtagtcccagatactcaggaggcggaggcaggagaatcgcttgaacctgggaggcggaggttgcagtgagctgagatcgcgccactgcactccagcctgggtgacagagcaagactccgtctcaaaaaaaaaatcagaacaaactgAAGATATGGGCCAGAACTTGTATAAGGTATGAAAAGCAGTCAAtaaagagaattagaaaaaagcaaagcttttttttttttttttttttttttttaatcacaggaCGTGAGTTAAGCCAAGAATACAGTAGAAATTTTATCAGGTAGAGATAAGCTCTCAGTAAAGGATAAAAGTGGGCATAAGCCCTCCAGTTTCACTGGAAGTAGGaccttacatttttataattatattttcatacaCAAACTACTGGACGATGGAGTAAATAGTAATCAGTGAAAGAGCTACATATGACCAGCTTCGATTTCCTTTGAGTAAAGTCTGTCAAGGGTAAAGCTGTGaaagtttataagaaaaaagaatggaagactATTTGAGTTTTGTACACAAGAATTTAATGTTTGTACACTTggtaatatatatgaatattatgaaaactaagtgaaaaaataaattaatgagttGAGGCAAAACACATGCCTGTGTTCCCTGTATGAAAATCccatagaggccgggcgcggtggctcaagcctgtaatcccagcactttgggaggccaagatgggcggatcacgaggtcaggagatcaagaccatcctggctaacacagtgaaaccccgtctctactaaaaaatacaaaaaactagccgggcaaggtggcgggcgcctgtagtcccagctactcgggaggctgaggcaggagaatggcgtgaacctgggaggcggagcttgcagtgagctgagatccggccactgcactccagtctgggcgacagagcgagactccgtctcaaaaaaaaaaaaaaaaaaaaaaaaagaaaatcccatagAAATAGGGTTTGGGAAATAAATAGGGTAATCCCCCTGTAGGATTATGACTTTCACCCTTATCAATTTGTAGATGAACAAACacaacaggaggctgaggtaggaggattgcttgagaccaggagttcaagaccagctcgggCAACATATAGGGAGAGCCTCacctcaacaataaaaaataaaggaggggGGTTACCGAATATATTTGGCGTGCTTACCAACCATTTATATTTGGGgaagacacatttaaaaatataaaaagaaggccgggtgcagtggctcacgtctgtaatcccagcactttgggagcccgaggtgggcggatcatgaggtcaggagtttgagatcagcttggccaacatgatgaagcccgtctctactaaaaatacacaaaaattagctgggcatgatggtgggagcctgtaattccagctacttgggaagccgaggcaggagaattgcttgaacccaggaggcagaggttgcagtgagctgagatcgtgccactgcactctggcctgggcaacagagtgagactctgtctcaaaaataaaaataaaaataaaaataaataaaataaattaaaaaaaagaacaatgaaggaagaaattaaacaGGATATAAAAAATCAGAAGACAGATAAAGGTGGAAAACCATAACTGATGTTCAGAAAGGTAGGGGGCAAATCGATCAGTCCTGCATAAGAAAACACCATTTGATTGGTTTGAAAATgcatctggccaggcgcggtgtctcacgcctgtaatcccagcactttgggagactgaggtgggcagatcacttgaggtcaggagtttgagaccagcctggtcaacacggtgaaaccttgtctctactaaaaatacaaaaattagccgggtgcgttggtgtgtgcctgcagttccagctacttgggaggctgaggcacgagaatcacttgaatccaggaggcagagcttgcagtgagccgagatcatgccactgcactccagcctgggtgatagagcgagactctgtctcaaaaaaaaaaaaaaaaagaaaaagaaaatggattcaaGCTTGTTAGCGCGCTTTTCTCTCTTGTGTCCTTCAGGTAGCTTTGTCGGACTCACAGTCCTGGCTCATCTCTGCCTTCACTTCCAGATGTTTACTTGCAGACACTTGGTGTTCGTGCAAAGgtccatcctggctgacacatcTGCTGGCTCCAGCTCGGTTCAGCCACATCTGCCGAGGCTTCCTTGTTCAGCGCCTTATGGCTGTGCCAATTTTCAACCAGTATGGCCAAGAGAGCCACCAGGACCAGTCCTGCCACGGCCATGCGGATCAAGTTCTGCGTCGTGTAGTCTCGGTTTATGGAGTCTGGAGACACAATTCGGGGAGATGAATGGTTGGCGGGTGTGTTTCATTCCATCCCAACCCCAGAGCCCTGAAACGGGAGCCCATTTCCCTATTCGCTTGCCAAAATGTGACTCCCTCAGGCATCTCCTTGATGGGCTCACACTTTGTAAGCACCACATTGATCAGTCAGCAAGACTGTGTCCACGGGCAGGGAAGTTCCATAAACTGGGAAGGAGGTGATTACGGGcaggttgtggttttttttttttttttttttttgagacggagtcttgttctgtcgcccaggctggagtgcagtggcgcgatctcagctcacaactacctccacctccccggtcaaacaattctcctgcctcagcctcccaagcagctgggattacaggcgcccgccaccacgcctggctaatttttgtatttttagtagagatggggtttcaccatgttggccaggctggtctcgaactcccgacctcaggtgatccacccacctcggcctcccaatgtgctgggattacaggcgtgagccactgtgcccagccatgtttttttttttttcttgagatggagtctcgttctgtcacccaggctggagtgcaatggcgtgatcttggctcagtgcaaccaacacctcctgggttcaagtgattctcctgcctcagcctcctgagtagctgggaccacaggctcacgccacctcgcctggccaggttatgttttcttttcattctctcctcACTTGGTGATTTCACTAAATATGTAATCATATCTCTACACCACCACCAGAACAAGGTGGAATCCTAATCAGAATATCTGTAGCTCAACCCTGGATAATGAAGGGGCGAGTCCGTGGAACTCCTGAAAAGATGCTGGGGAAGTCACTGGACACGGGTATGTGACCCTCAGGACAAAGGCTGGTCTGAGAAGAGCCTTTAGAGTCTTCACCACTGGGCGAGGtggttgacacctgtaatcccagcacgttgcaaggccgaggcagacagatcacttgaggccaggagtttgagactagcctgggcgacatggcaaaaccccgtctgtactaaaaatacaaaaagtagcctggtgcggtggtgcacgcctgtggtcccagttacttaggaggccgacgcacgagaattgcttcaacctgggaggtggaggttgtagtgtgaacagagactgcgccactgcactccagcctgggcgacagaatgagattctgtctcaaaataaataaatgaataaaataaaaatggggcTCATGATAGAGGTTTTAAAAGTCTTTCCTATGACCTCTCACTCACTATTTGGTCACCAAATGTGGTCACTATTTGACCTCTCACTATTTGGTCACTAAATGGTCACCATGAGTGACCATTTGATCACTCATGGTGGATTCTAGTACGGTTGGCGAGTTCGAGGATTTCCAGCTGCACCTGGAAAGGAGAGGTGTGCTAGACAAGGTTGAGCCTGGTATCTACTGTCTCAACACAGTCCATAAACATGTGACTCTAAGTTAGCCCTtcttgactgggcacggtggctcacgcctgtaattccagcactttgggaagctgaggtgggtggatcacaaggtcatgagatcgagaccagcctgaccaacatggtgaaaccctgcctgcatggtcccagctactcagtaggctgaggcaggagaactgcttgaacccgggaggcgaaggttgcagtgagccgagatcgtgccactgcactccagccttggcgacagagcaagactccatcacaggaaataaaataaaataaaatgagttagtcCTTTTCTCCATAGACCACAAGTTTTCAATGAACACTGTCTGGAGAACTCTAGCGAGGAAGTGAAGGTGGAAAGTGTGATGGGGAAGCCTTTCTCTCTCCACTCTCCTGGAGTGGGTGAGTCTTTGCCTCTCTTCGCATTATTCTCAGTGCACTTCTTCATATTCCTATTCCTGCCCAGTGACAAGGCCCTGGACAGCCAACCCGGACACAGGGCTGGATGGGGAGGTACCTACCTGTGACCACAAGCTCCAGGGCATTACTGGGGAAGGACCACAGGTAGGGGCTCCTGTTGTACCAACCGTAGCACCTGTAGCTCCCTGAGACATTGAGGTCCACAGGACCCAGAGTGAAGTTGGCCGGGTGTTCCGCACTTTGGTGCTGTGGCAGAGAAAGTTCTCCCTCCTTGGCCAGTGAAAATCTATCAAATGGGATGTGTGCTGAGCTGCACGTGACGGAAATATTCTCTCCCGGCATCAACACCGGACCCCGATCCGCAGAGAGGGAGGGTTTGCCATACAAGCCTAAGAGAGAAAAGAGTGAGCTATTAGCAAgaccttttctcctttattttcttcttcttctgattattgctattattatatatattttttgagacggagttttgctcttgttgcccaagttggagagcaattgtgtgatctcggctcactgcaacctccgcctcctgggttcaagtgattctcctgcctcagcctcctgagaagctgggattacaggtgcgcaccaccacgcccagccaaattttgtatttttagtagagatggggtttctccatgttggtcaggctggtctcgaactcctgacctcaggtgatctgcccaccttggcctcccaaagtgctgggattacaggcgtgagccaccgcgcccggcctattattgtattttgagatggagtctcgatctgtcaccgaggctgcagtgcagtggcacaatcttggctcaccgcaacctccacctccgaggttcaagtgattctcctgcctcagcctcccgagtagctgggattacaggcacctgccaccacgcccagctaatttttgtatttttagtagagacgaggtttcaccgtgttagtcaagctggtcttgaatccctgacctcaggtgacccacccacctcagcctcccaaagtgctgggattacaggactgaacCACAATGCCCGgcctctttattcttttaaaaaatttatttatttatttattttagagagggtctcactctgtcgcccaggctgaaggcagtgtcataatcacagctcactgcagcctcgacctcccaggctcaagtgatcctaccatctcagcctctcaagtagctgagactacaggtggatgccaccatgcccagctaattttttgatttttttgtacagatggggtcttactatgttgcctcggctggtctcctgggcttaagtgatccgcctgtcttggcctcccaaagcactgggattacaggcatgagccacggcgcccagcctcccaaggcgctgggattacaggcgtgagctacggcgcccggcctcccaaagcgctgggattacaggcatgagcctcagtGCCTGGCCACAGTCGGTACTTCAGCCAGGCTTTCAACAACAGCCAGTTCAGCATCAACAGTCATATTCCCATGGACAGTTTAAACTTTTGCTATGAAGAGATGAAATGGCACTTTGCTTCTGTGGTCTTCCCTGCAATAACCCATAACTCAGTCTAGTCATGAGCAACACATTGGACAATTTCCAATCGTGGGAGTACCCTTGAAAAGAATGGACCACTACTCTCAAAACTGACAAGGCCATGGCAAACCAGTAATATCTGAGAAGCTGTGACAGCCAGGAGAAAGCTAAAGATACATGACACCTGAATGCAATGTGAAAcctgtatgtgtgtctgtatatgtgtgtgtgtatacgtgtgtatatgtgtgtgtgtgtgtgtgtgcgcgtgtatgtgtgtgtgtgtgtatacgtgtgtgtgtgtgtatgtgtgtgtgtgtgtgtgtgtgtgagagacagagtctcgctttgtcacccaggctggagtgcagtggcgtgatctcggctcactgcaacctccgcctcccgggttcaagcaattctcctgcttcagcctcccaagtagcagggattacaggcacgtgccaccaggcccggccaattttttcctttttttttttttttttttgagacggagtcttgctctgtagcccaggctgaagtgcagtggtgcgatctcggctcactgcaagctccgcctcctgggttcacaccattctcctgcctcagcctcctgagtagctgggactacaggcgactgccaccgcgcccaactaattttttgtatttttagtagagacagggtttcaccgtggtctcgatctcctgaccttgtgatccgcccgcctcggcctcccaaagtgctgggattacaggcgtgagccaccgcgcccggcaattttttccatttttagtagagacggggtttcactgtgttggccaggctggtctcgaactcctgacctcaggtgatccacccacctcagcctccctaagtgctgggattacaggcctgagccactgcgcccggccgcaatGTGAAATCTtgaatgggatcctggaacagagaAAGACTATcaggtaaaaactaagaaaatgtaaataaacgaTAGACTTTAGCTGAGAATCTGTCACTATTTGTTCATTAATGGTAAGAAATGTGCCACAGTGATGTCAGATGTTAACTCTGGGTGAAGTGGGTGCCAGATAGCTGAGAACTCTGTGAAGTAgtcatctcaatttttttttttttgtaaatctaaaacttaTCGAAAaatactctattaaaaataagaaaaaaaatcacaccagGGCTGTGGACCCTGGATGTTTCCTTACCTGTCACCACCAGCTCCAGGGTGTCACTGTACCAGAACCTGGAGTGCCCTATCCTATATCGGCACCGATAGCGCCCTGCTTTGTTTGCGTCCATGTGGTCAATGACGAACTCCGGCGTAGTATCATTCCAAAACCCCAGTTTTTCGTCTCTCTTCTCGTACGTGGAGTTTTTTAGCATCATCAGCCAGATCAGGTAAGCGTCAGGAATGGCCTGGCACTGGATTCTCACAGACCCACCCAAGGGAACCACAGGACTTGAACTGGTAGATATGAAAGGCGTGGGGAAGTCCCCTGGAAGAAAATAAAGCCCAGACTGAGGTGGTCCGCTGTGGGGAAGccattcctttccttctttgtggggaaagtaaaaatacattagGGTGTGAAGAACCTGTCattctttatttaaagaaaaatttaggccaggtgcggtggctcacgcctgtaatcccagcactttgggaggctaaggcgggcagatcacgaggtcaggagatcgagaccatcttggctaa
This window encodes:
- the FCAR gene encoding immunoglobulin alpha Fc receptor isoform X3, which codes for MDPKETTLLCLGDFPTPFISTSSSPVVPLGGSVRIQCQAIPDAYLIWLMMLKNSTYEKRDEKLGFWNDTTPEFVIDHMDANKAGRYRCRYRIGHSRFWYSDTLELVVTGLYGKPSLSADRGPVLMPGENISVTCSSAHIPFDRFSLAKEGELSLPQHQSAEHPANFTLGPVDLNVSGSYRLHKPRLHDAELDPHGRGRTGPGGSLGHTG
- the FCAR gene encoding immunoglobulin alpha Fc receptor isoform X1: MDPKETTLLCLVLCLGQRIQAQEGDFPTPFISTSSSPVVPLGGSVRIQCQAIPDAYLIWLMMLKNSTYEKRDEKLGFWNDTTPEFVIDHMDANKAGRYRCRYRIGHSRFWYSDTLELVVTGLYGKPSLSADRGPVLMPGENISVTCSSAHIPFDRFSLAKEGELSLPQHQSAEHPANFTLGPVDLNVSGSYRCYGWYNRSPYLWSFPSNALELVVTDSINRDYTTQNLIRMAVAGLVLVALLAILVENWHSHKALNKEASADVAEPSWSQQMCQPGWTFARTPSVCK
- the FCAR gene encoding immunoglobulin alpha Fc receptor isoform X2 encodes the protein MDPKETTLLCLGDFPTPFISTSSSPVVPLGGSVRIQCQAIPDAYLIWLMMLKNSTYEKRDEKLGFWNDTTPEFVIDHMDANKAGRYRCRYRIGHSRFWYSDTLELVVTGLYGKPSLSADRGPVLMPGENISVTCSSAHIPFDRFSLAKEGELSLPQHQSAEHPANFTLGPVDLNVSGSYRCYGWYNRSPYLWSFPSNALELVVTDSINRDYTTQNLIRMAVAGLVLVALLAILVENWHSHKALNKEASADVAEPSWSQQMCQPGWTFARTPSVCK